The sequence TTAGCGGTTGTGATTGAATCGGCGATTGAGACGGTGAGGACTGCCGCTGCGGCCAAGTCAATCCAACTGCATTCCGTCCTCCCGCAGATCGGACGTATAACGGGTGACTCAGCTCGGCTCCAGCAAATCATCTGGAACTTGTTGTCCAATGCCATTAAGTTCACCCCCAACAATGGACAAGTTAATGTTTTCCTGGATCGGGTTGACAATCAGGCACAGATTACAGTTCGTGATACCGGAAAAGGGATTAACCCCAATTTTCTCCCGTATCTGTTTGAATCGTTTCGCCAGGAAGATGCATCCACCACGCGGAAATATGGCGGTTTGGGGTTGGGACTGGCAATCGTTCATTCCCTTGTCGAAGCACACGGGGGAACAATTGCTGCCGAAAGCTCTGGTGAAGGACAGGGGGCAACCTTCATCGTGCGCTTTCCATTGAGTGATATAGAGCCGCAGGTGCAGCCATCAGAGCAGCACCCTTTGCCAGATCTCGATTTAACAGGCGTTCGAGTCCTGGCTGTGGATGATGACCCTGATGCCCGGGAGCTATTAGCGATGGTGTTGACTTTGTATGGAGCCGAGGTCTTGACAGTCACTTCGGCAACTGAGGTGTTAACCGCCCTGGAGTCGTTTCAACCCGATGTATTGGTCAGCGACGTTGGGATGCCAGACGTGGATGGCTATGGTTTGATCCACCGAATCCGCGCCTTGCCCCCTGAACAGGGTGGGCGCATTCCCGCGATCGCATTGACCGCCTATGCTAGAGAAGAAGATCACCAGCGAGCGATCGCCAGTGGCTTTCAACAACAGGTGACCAAACCCCTGGAACCGGAACAACTGGTACAAGCGGTGGTTGTCTTAGTTCGTGGTTGAGTTGGTGCACGATTGGTAATTGGCTTCGTTCTCTTTTGGGGTCAACGCCAGCTGACCCTCGCGTGCACCGAACGGATTTGAACATTCTAGCTTCGTTTCAATACTATCTGCCGCCAGTGACGCTCGCCGTTATCGTTCATAGGGCATATACAGGCAGAGACTAACTGCCCATCCATCATCTACCATCACCCCTTTCATCCTTTATCCTTTCCTTCTTCTCTCTTCTTTCTTCTTTTTTCCTTCTTCTTTACTTCTTTCTTCTTTTTTCCCTAATGTCCTGCTACGCCATCTTGACGGGCAGCGCGTTGAACGGCAGCGGCGACTGCGGTTGCAACCCGATCGTCAAAGGCGGAAGGGATAATGTGCTCTGGGTCGAGATCAGAGGGTTTGATGAGAGAGGCGATCGCCCCAGCCGCTTCCAGATACATCGAGGTGGTCATCGTTTGGGCACGACAGTCGAGGGCACCCCGGAAGATCCCCGGAAACGCGAGCACGTTGTTGATCTGGTTGGGATAGTCGCTGCGTCCCGTTGCCATGACCGCGACATCCTCGGCAACCAGTTCCGGTTGAATTTCAGGGATCGGATTTGCCATCGCAAAAACAATCGGGTCTTTGGCCATCGATCGCACCATCTCTGGTGTCAACACACCGGGGGCACTCACTCCCATAAACACATCGGCACCTACCATCGCAACCGCTAACGACCCACTCTCGTTGACCGCAAACTCTCGCTTCTGCGGATTCAAATCGGTGCGATCGTGGCTGAGAATACCTTTTGAATCACACATATAAATCGTCTTAGCACCTGCCTTTTGCAGGAGACGGGCGATCGCCACACCTGCTGCACCTGCCCCGTTAATCACGATCTTCACCTGATCCATCGACTTGCGAACCAGCTTCAAAGCGTTGAACAGAGCCGCCAGACTGACGATCGCCGTGCCGTGCTGATCATCATGAAAGATTGGAATATTTAGCTCACGCTGCAACCGAGCCTCAATTTCAAAGCAACGGGGGGCACTGATGTCTTCAAGATTGACACCACCAAACACAGGAGCAATGTTTTTGACCGTTTCCACGATCGCGTCCGTGTCTTGGGTCGCTAGACAGATGGGGAAGGCGTCGATTCCGGCAAATTCCTTAAACAACATGGCTTTGCCCTCCATCACAGGCAAGGCTCCCTCTGGACCCAAATTGCCCAAGCCGAGCACTGCACTGCCATCGGTGACGATCGCCACCGTGTTGCTCTTGATCGTCAGAGAATAGACCTGCGCAGGATCTTCCGCGATCGCCGTACAAATGCGTCCCACACCCGGCGTGTATGCCATCGCCAGATCGCCCTGGTTGCGGAGGGGAATCTTGCTCTGTACTTTGATCTTGCCGCCCCGATGCAGGTTGAAGGTGCGATCGTACACACTCAAGACCTTGATGTCTTCCAACGCCTTAACCGTCGAGACGATCATCTCGGCGTGCTCTGCACTGAAGGCATCCACCGTAATATCGCGCACTAAGACCTTTAACTCTCGCTCAATCAGGTCGATCTGCCCAATGTTGCCCCCAGCCGCTGCGATCGCCTGCGTCACATACGCCAGCATGCCTGCCTGGTTGGGAAGTTTGACACGAATTGTAAGGCTAAAACTGGGGTTGGGTGTCAGTTTGACCATTGCTCTGCTGTTCTCCTTCAGTGGATGAGGAACTCAATTAATGTGCGCCGCGATACAAGCAAATTAAGATCTTACCGCGTAGACACACGCTGATATCGCTCCCATAGCTTAGGCGAGCCGTAGTTTCATAATTGTACTCAGTCACACCATGCTATTACCTACCATCCCCACGTACCTGCACCCCCCTTAAAGGGACCTACGATATCCTTCGTGATCCATCCACCGTAGAAATCACCCGCCTGCGCTTGTACTAGTTCGCCATCGACGTAACATCCATCCATCAAGTGAGCGTAAAACGACACGTGATCTTGAATCGATGCAAATCCAGGGGTGGGATGGGTATAAAACCAAGCCGCGTTTTGCACCTGGCGATCGCCCACTTGAATGGTGTAGTAACTCGCCTGCCCCTTCCATTCACAGAAGGTCGAGCGGGGCGTTTGAATCAGATATTCCATCCGAATGTCTTTCGGCGGAATGTAGTAGGTCGGGGGATGGCTCGTTTCCAGCACTCGCTTGGCGTGATGAGTATCCGCAATTGTGACGCCGTTAAAAATGACTTGAAGGTGCTTACTGGTTTCCTCAAGCCGAGGCGGACGGGGATAATCCCAAACAGATTCTTGACCGGGACCTGGGGGAATGCGCTTCATAAAAAAAGAAAAGAGAAAAAAGAAAAAGAAGGATAGAGGCTAAAAGGGTGAATGAGTATAAAGCTTACTGGGGGTATGTCCAACATTTTGGACTGGTGTAGGCAAGATGCCTACATATGCTTTGGAGTGGAACGCGATCGAGGCGGTTGCCCTAAAAAAATTACAATTCCTATTGGCTCACTCCTCATCTACGCTCCCCACTCCCCATTCCCTACTCCCTATTCCCTTCTTCATCAAACTATACCGCTACTCCTCAGTCCCTATGTTTTCTCGCGATCGCCTCGCTAAATCTCCCGCTTTCATACGGGTAGGCATTTTTTTAGTCACCCTGCTACTCGGTTGGTTGCCATTTGCGGCAGTTCTCCGGGTGATGGTGCAAGATGCCAACCTGTTGAACATTCTGGCGATGTCATTGCTGTTTGTCGAATTTTTGGTGTTGCTGCGGTTCTGGGGTCGGCGCATCTACCGCCAAAGCGCAGTATTTTCTAGCTATGGTTTGGGCATGAGTCGGCAACAGCAATTAGACCTGATGCAGGGACTGGCAATCGGGTTGATCAGCTTATTTATTCTATTTTGGGTACAGGCTGGGCTGGGTTGGGTTGCGTGGCGATCGCCTTCCCCCCACTTGCCCCGATTTTTTCTGGAAGGCGCGTTGACTGGATTTGGGGTTGGTTTTGCTGAAGAACTGATATTTCGCGGTTGGCTGTTGCAGGAGTTAGAGCAAGACTACACTGCCAAAACAGCGTTGTGGATCAACAGTTTTGCCTTTGCCATACTGCATTTTCTGAAACCGTTGGATGAAGTGTGGCAACTGCTCCCGCAAATTGGAGGGTTGTGGTTACTGGGCTTGATTCTGGTATGGGCAAAATGGGCAACTCAGGGGCGATTGGGCTTACCGATTGGACTTCACGCTGGGCTGGTTTGGGGATTTTATCTGATTAATGTTGGTGAATGGGTAGATTACACCCAACAAGTACCAGAGTGGGTCACAGGGATCGATCGCAATCCCCTCGCTGGGATTATGGGCTTACTCGTTTTAAGCGGTTTAGCGATCGCCTTTAGAGGGCGAGCACAGCAGCAGAAGATGTGGTAGGAAGGTTCGCATCTCTGCTATCTTACGTTCATACGATCAATTGTCAGACACTCGTGAGCCGTGGTGCTGTGGCACCTGCTTTCACCTGACACTCCGCTAAACAAGGCTATGGCAAACAGGTCAGAATCATTTTCGCTACCACCCGCTGTGCGACGAGCCGCAGGAGCTTTTCGCATTATCGGATGGATCAGCTTTTGGGCGCAGATTGTGTTGGCAGTTGTCTCTGCCGGAGTTCTATCGTTTGCCAGTCTAAACCTCAACGCCAATGCGCCTCGTCCTAGCATTCCTACTGCCCCAGGGGTGACCCCCGTTGCCACCGACAATTCGATTACAGGCTTCGGATTTTTCTTTGCTGTGTGCGGCTTAGTGGTGCTGTTCATTGGCGCATACTGGGCATTTCGGTATACGCGCTTGTCCCGCCGCTTGGCCACGTCCAATACTCAAATTCGCCCCAAACGCGGAGATGCGGTTCAGGCATTGCGAATTGGATTGTTGATCAATCTGGTCGGGATGTTGCTGACCATCTTGGGAGCACAGGCGATCGTCGGTGCACTTGTTGCCAAATCGATGTCTCAAGGGTTTGCAGTCTTCGCAGGCAGCATTCCCCCTTACATCAGTCCACTACAAATCTTTTTGGTGCAAGCCAACATCAACACCATCATGGCGCACTTCGTGGGAGTCGGGTCTACGTTGTGGCTGATTCAAACCATGAATCGTCAGTAGTTTTTACCTTCCGTCAACGCAGAAATGCAGAAATTTTTCCAGGGCAGTATCCACAACCCATGTGGGATCGTGGATTAAATCAGATAAATCGTTCGCCCTTACACAGTTGCTCGCCCTTACAAAAAAGTGTTGAGTTTATATAGCCGTAGCCACATCGATAGGGCAGAGGCGAGTCAGAAAGCTCCTCCAGAACCAGTGGTTGAGCCATTGCCTTTGTCCTCAACTTTCTGGCCAAAGCTATAATTCCCATTCCTTCAGGCGGCCAGATCTTACAAAACTGTTTAAAGCAACACTTCTACTCGGAGTGGGTGGAGTAGAATAACGACGATAAATTGAAGTGCATCCCTTTGTGATGTATCACAGTTTGACTTCACCTTTTAGAGTGAGGGGTGATGACCTGCACGACTGCCCTAAACCATCCAAGCATTCGTTTTTCAGGATTCAGGTAACCTGTGTTAAATCATTTGTGCTCAGTTGCACTCAAGGGATCGCAATTCTTCTAGAGCGTCACGCCAAGCCTGTCATCCGTGATGTCAGTCCTAGTATCAATCTTTTGCCACTCATTCATAATTTCGTGAGGTTGAACCATGCCGACGATCGCCGATCGCTATGCTCGTTTATCTCGTGCCTATGTCCAGCTTTCCGAGCGGTTTCACAAGTTGGATGTAGAGCACATGACCCTCAAAAGCAAACTGTTACCGTTACTCAAGACGGTCAAATCCTGGAAACAAACGATCGCCACTTTAAAGCAAGACAAAACCGATTTAGAAGCGCAATTGCAAACCCTATCCGCAAAATATGAAGAACTTCGGGTCTTTGAATTGTTACTAGAGGCAGCCGCACAAGCCGATTTGATCGAAGCTGAAGAGCAGGTGAAATTAGTTGAACAAACCATCCAAGAGTTTGAGGCAGATGCGGATCCCGACTTGAGCGAAACTGAGAAGCAATTGCTTTTGGAATATGAAACCGAGTCTGCTTCTTTCCTCTCGGTCGAGAGCAACGGTTATCATGCCGTGGCACCTACCCTGAGTGACATAGGAGATTTGAGTGCTGAACCTGCTTCATTAACTTAACCGGCGTTCGGGATCAAGTTGCAGGGGTGGAACCCTTGGCTGGAGGAGCAGCCCTCACACCCCTTTGTCCTGAATAAGTGGCGGTAGCTACACATACAGTCAACCGCGATCGCACTGGTACTGCACAGTGAATTTGACAGGGGAGGTGTAAAGGATTCAGGGGGTCGAGGAATGGCTAGGGGATAATTCGGTCACTCCTCCACTCCTCTACCCCTCTACGATCGGCTGTCATAATTCCTATGGTCAACTACTAGAGACGATCGCGGTTGAAAGCCCGGATAAACTCCTGCTTGCAGACAATCCACATGTAGATCATCAGATTCAGGGTGGCTAACAATGTACTCCCG is a genomic window of Oscillatoria sp. FACHB-1407 containing:
- a CDS encoding CPBP family intramembrane glutamic endopeptidase, yielding MPTYALEWNAIEAVALKKLQFLLAHSSSTLPTPHSLLPIPFFIKLYRYSSVPMFSRDRLAKSPAFIRVGIFLVTLLLGWLPFAAVLRVMVQDANLLNILAMSLLFVEFLVLLRFWGRRIYRQSAVFSSYGLGMSRQQQLDLMQGLAIGLISLFILFWVQAGLGWVAWRSPSPHLPRFFLEGALTGFGVGFAEELIFRGWLLQELEQDYTAKTALWINSFAFAILHFLKPLDEVWQLLPQIGGLWLLGLILVWAKWATQGRLGLPIGLHAGLVWGFYLINVGEWVDYTQQVPEWVTGIDRNPLAGIMGLLVLSGLAIAFRGRAQQQKMW
- a CDS encoding malic enzyme-like NAD(P)-binding protein; translated protein: MVKLTPNPSFSLTIRVKLPNQAGMLAYVTQAIAAAGGNIGQIDLIERELKVLVRDITVDAFSAEHAEMIVSTVKALEDIKVLSVYDRTFNLHRGGKIKVQSKIPLRNQGDLAMAYTPGVGRICTAIAEDPAQVYSLTIKSNTVAIVTDGSAVLGLGNLGPEGALPVMEGKAMLFKEFAGIDAFPICLATQDTDAIVETVKNIAPVFGGVNLEDISAPRCFEIEARLQRELNIPIFHDDQHGTAIVSLAALFNALKLVRKSMDQVKIVINGAGAAGVAIARLLQKAGAKTIYMCDSKGILSHDRTDLNPQKREFAVNESGSLAVAMVGADVFMGVSAPGVLTPEMVRSMAKDPIVFAMANPIPEIQPELVAEDVAVMATGRSDYPNQINNVLAFPGIFRGALDCRAQTMTTSMYLEAAGAIASLIKPSDLDPEHIIPSAFDDRVATAVAAAVQRAARQDGVAGH
- a CDS encoding DUF3611 family protein codes for the protein MANRSESFSLPPAVRRAAGAFRIIGWISFWAQIVLAVVSAGVLSFASLNLNANAPRPSIPTAPGVTPVATDNSITGFGFFFAVCGLVVLFIGAYWAFRYTRLSRRLATSNTQIRPKRGDAVQALRIGLLINLVGMLLTILGAQAIVGALVAKSMSQGFAVFAGSIPPYISPLQIFLVQANINTIMAHFVGVGSTLWLIQTMNRQ
- a CDS encoding DUF427 domain-containing protein, with the protein product MKRIPPGPGQESVWDYPRPPRLEETSKHLQVIFNGVTIADTHHAKRVLETSHPPTYYIPPKDIRMEYLIQTPRSTFCEWKGQASYYTIQVGDRQVQNAAWFYTHPTPGFASIQDHVSFYAHLMDGCYVDGELVQAQAGDFYGGWITKDIVGPFKGGAGTWGW